The genomic stretch GGAGATGCCGGCGGGGCCGTGGATGCCGTGGGCTGGTCGGATGCTGAGAGGGCGGCGTCCGGCTCGGGCGCGCCGCATGCCGTCAGGGCGAGCAACGCCAAGAGGCCGGCAGCGGTCACGGTGTCCTTCATTCGCATGGTTCCGTCCTTCCGATGGGCGGGGTCAGCGCGTCTCCAGTCCGGTGAGCTGCCGCCCGGGTACGGATTCCGGGATCACCGTAGGAGCGCCCCGGCGGGTCACGAGCGTCGTGTACGCCACCACTGCGAGGGCGGCCGAGACGACGGTGACGATGCCGAACGGCAGCATGGTGGCCGCGCCGGCGATGCCGACGAATGGGGCGGACGCTCCGCCGAACGCGAATCGCGCCATGCCGAGCAGCGATGACGCGGTGCCGGCCATCTGCGGGTAGTCGGCGAGGGCGAGTGTCGTCGCCGGTGGGGTCGTGACGGCGACGCCGCTGACCATGACCAGAAGCGACACGATCACCGCGGCCAGGGGCAGAGCCAAGAGCCCGGAGGCGAGGAGGCCGAGGGCGCCGAGCGCGCACATGGCGAGGCCGACGACGAGCGTGCCCGTCACGCTCCATCGTTCGCCGGCTCGGCCGGCGAGGTAGCCGAACACCATGAATCCGGCCGAGTTGAGGCCGAAGGCGAGCGCGTACTGCTGCGGGGACAGGCCGTAGATGCCCTGCAGCACGTACGTCGCCCCGCTGAGGTAGGCGAACAGGGCGGCGTTGACGAATCCCTGCACGAGCACGGCGCCGGTGAACACCTGGTTCGACAGCAGCGTGCGGAAGTCGCCTCCGGTCTGCGTGAACCCGCCCTTCGTGCGGCGGTGCGGTGGCAGGGTCTCACGGTAGGCGAGTGCGACGGCGGCGAGGATGACCGCGCCGATCGCGGCGAGGAACACGAACAGACCGCGCCAGTCGGTGACCGTGGCGAGCTGGCCGCCGAGGAGCGGCCCGATGATGGCGGCGAAGCCGCCGATCACGGTCATGCGGCCGTAGTAGCGGATGAGCGCCCCGCCGGAGTAGACGTCGCGCCCTGCTGCTTGCGCGATCACGATGCCGACGCCGCCGGCGAGCCCTTGCACGAGACGGGCGCCGATGAGCAGCTCGATGCTCGGGCTCAGCGCGCACAGCGCAGAGGTCGCGATGTAGGCGACGACGCCGATGTACAGGGGTCCGCGGCGGCCGAATCGGTCGGACAGCGGCCCGGCGATGAGCTGCCCGAGCGCCAGGCCGATGAGGCACGCGGTGACGGTCAGCTGCGCCATCGAGGTCGCCGCGTCCAGTTCGATCGTCAACGCCGGCAGCACGGGCAGGTAGAGGTCCATCGAGATGGGCCCGAACACGGTCAGTACGAGCAGCAGCGTCGGAAGCAGTCGCGTGACAGGGCTCGGCGAAAGTGAGGACGGATGTGGCACGACATCAGTGAATGCCGCCCAGCAGCGCTGTGGGAGTCTCTGCCGAAGGGTGTACTGCGAGGGAACTCCAGCTCATCGGACATCATGAGGCGGGCTCCAGGTGCTCGCGGAGAAACCGCAACGTGGACTGATGCAGCCGCGTGCGGTGCGGAACGGTGCTCCACCCGTGGTCTGCTCCGGGGACGACGTCCAGTTCAGCGTTGCCGCCGTAGTGGTCGAGATAACGGCGGGCGTAGGACAGCGGGGCGATGTCGTCCTTGTCGCCGTGGATGATGCGCACCGGCCCGGCATACGTACAGGATCGGCCATAGACATCGAGGCCGGCGATGTCGTCGGCGAGGGCGGGGCTCATCCGGTGGCTGTCGGCGTCGAAGTAGCCCTTATCCGTGATCTCGGCGGCGATGTCGCGGCCCTTGAGGTAGCCCGAGCCCACTTCGAAGGGGGCGACGGCGGCCGGCGACCACAGGCACGCAGCCCGGATTCCGGGTTCTTCGGCGGCCACGATGCCCGCCACGACGCCGCCCATGCTCATCCCGATCAGGGCGATCCGCCCGGGGTCGGCGAAGTCGAAGCTCCGGACGGTCCGCACGACCGATCGCGTCTCGGCTATTTCGTTGGTGATGGTGACGTCGAAGAAGTCGCCGTCGCTCTCCCCGTGTCCCGACAGGTCGAACCGGACCGACGCGATGCCGATGCTCTCCAGCAGTCGCGACATGAGGACGAACGAGCGGTTCTCCATACGGTTGTTGGAGAAACCATGCACGAACACCACCGTCGGCCGGCGGGCCGCGGCCGGAACCCCGGGGACGTGCACCGTGGAGCGCAGCGTCAGCCCCTCGTGCTGGAAATCGTGGTGGTGGATCATCAGGTCATCCCTTGATGGCGCCGGCGGTCATGCCTGCGACGATCTTGCGGTTGAAGAAGACGAAGGCCAGCAGCGGTGGAATGGTGATCAGGACGATGTCCGTGAACAGCAGGTTCCATTGGGTGCTGTACTGGCTCTGGAAGTTGTAGAGGGTGACCTGCACGGTGGCGTTGTCGTCGCCCGGGGTGAAGTACAGCGGGTTGACGAAGTCGTTGAAGACGGCCACCGACGTGGTGAGGATGACGGTGATGGTGACCGGCCGCAGCAGCGGGAAGATCACGCGGAAGAACAGGGCCGGCCCGCTGCAACCGTCGATCTGGGCGGCCTCGTCCAGTTCCCGCGGGATGGCCGCGATGAACGCCCGGAAGAGCAGCACCGCGTACGACAGGCCGAAGGCCACTTCGACGAGGATCAGCCCGGGCAGGGTCTTGAACAGGCCGAGCGTCTGCAGCAGCCAGATCGTGGGGACGATCGCGGGCGGGATGATCAGTCCGGACAGCACCAGGAAGTTGGCCACTTTGCCGATCGCCCCCGCGCGGCGCTGCAGCACGAACGCGGCCATCGCGGCGAAGATGACGATCAGTGCCACCGATGCGACGGTGAGGATGGTGGAGTTGACGAAAGCGCGCAGCAGCACGTAATCGCGGGCCTCCACGACCGCGATGACGTTCTCCACGATCCGCCACTCGCCCGGCCAGGCGAAGTCCAGATCCGCGGCCTGCGCTTGATCCTTGACCGCGGTCAGCAGCATGAACGAGAACGGCACCAGGAAGATCACAGTGGCCAGAACGAACGCGATCGTCTCCGCGCTGAGTTTCTTGAGCGCTCTCATACGGCGACCTGCCTCTTGCCCAGGACGTAGTTGAGCGGGAGCACGATAGCCGTGACGATGATGAACAGCAGCACGTTCCCGGCGGTGGACAGGCCGAAGAAGCCGGCCTGGTACTGCTTGTAGATGATCGAGGCGATGGTGTCGCTGGTGAAGCCGGGCCCGCCCCGGGTCATCGTCCAGATCAGGTCGAACGACCGCAGCCCGCCGATGAACGACAAGATGATCACCGAGTACGTCGCCGGCCAGCTCAGCGGCAGCGTGACGTGCCGGAACCGGTGCCAGGCGGTGCCTCCGTCGACCGCGACCGCCTGGTAGTAGTCACGGGGGATGGACATGATCCCGGCGATGTAGATGACGGTGGCCAGCCCCACGCCCTTCCACACGTCCACCGCCGCCACCGACAGCAGCGCCGTGTTCGCGTCGCCCAGCCAGTCGGGGCCGTCGATGCCGGCCAGCGCGAGGGCCTTGTTGACCAGGCCGGTGTCGGGCCGCAGCAGCGCGCTGAAGGTGATGCCGACGGCCACGGTGGACACGAGCACCGGGAAG from Nonomuraea polychroma encodes the following:
- a CDS encoding multidrug effflux MFS transporter codes for the protein MPHPSSLSPSPVTRLLPTLLLVLTVFGPISMDLYLPVLPALTIELDAATSMAQLTVTACLIGLALGQLIAGPLSDRFGRRGPLYIGVVAYIATSALCALSPSIELLIGARLVQGLAGGVGIVIAQAAGRDVYSGGALIRYYGRMTVIGGFAAIIGPLLGGQLATVTDWRGLFVFLAAIGAVILAAVALAYRETLPPHRRTKGGFTQTGGDFRTLLSNQVFTGAVLVQGFVNAALFAYLSGATYVLQGIYGLSPQQYALAFGLNSAGFMVFGYLAGRAGERWSVTGTLVVGLAMCALGALGLLASGLLALPLAAVIVSLLVMVSGVAVTTPPATTLALADYPQMAGTASSLLGMARFAFGGASAPFVGIAGAATMLPFGIVTVVSAALAVVAYTTLVTRRGAPTVIPESVPGRQLTGLETR
- a CDS encoding alpha/beta hydrolase family protein; protein product: MIHHHDFQHEGLTLRSTVHVPGVPAAARRPTVVFVHGFSNNRMENRSFVLMSRLLESIGIASVRFDLSGHGESDGDFFDVTITNEIAETRSVVRTVRSFDFADPGRIALIGMSMGGVVAGIVAAEEPGIRAACLWSPAAVAPFEVGSGYLKGRDIAAEITDKGYFDADSHRMSPALADDIAGLDVYGRSCTYAGPVRIIHGDKDDIAPLSYARRYLDHYGGNAELDVVPGADHGWSTVPHRTRLHQSTLRFLREHLEPAS
- a CDS encoding carbohydrate ABC transporter permease, whose protein sequence is MRALKKLSAETIAFVLATVIFLVPFSFMLLTAVKDQAQAADLDFAWPGEWRIVENVIAVVEARDYVLLRAFVNSTILTVASVALIVIFAAMAAFVLQRRAGAIGKVANFLVLSGLIIPPAIVPTIWLLQTLGLFKTLPGLILVEVAFGLSYAVLLFRAFIAAIPRELDEAAQIDGCSGPALFFRVIFPLLRPVTITVILTTSVAVFNDFVNPLYFTPGDDNATVQVTLYNFQSQYSTQWNLLFTDIVLITIPPLLAFVFFNRKIVAGMTAGAIKG
- a CDS encoding carbohydrate ABC transporter permease, whose product is MTKQQTGPRMGPGAAPGQRHTRPAARHRSAYPYALYLPAAVVYLVIFLVPTVTAFYFALTRWTLFDSTFVGLDNFRDFLAEQNLRIGFANTIVYAVVTSGLKVVLGLLLGVLLTSRLRLRGFLRSVVFFPVLVSTVAVGITFSALLRPDTGLVNKALALAGIDGPDWLGDANTALLSVAAVDVWKGVGLATVIYIAGIMSIPRDYYQAVAVDGGTAWHRFRHVTLPLSWPATYSVIILSFIGGLRSFDLIWTMTRGGPGFTSDTIASIIYKQYQAGFFGLSTAGNVLLFIIVTAIVLPLNYVLGKRQVAV